One Prosthecobacter sp. SYSU 5D2 genomic window, GGTGAAGGGCCTCCGGTCCGCCCTTCCATCGGAATCAGCTCCAGCCGGGTATCAGGCTGGGTGGTGATACTTCAAAAATGTCCTTCGTGGGCTATTGCAGCCCAGGTTCCGCAGGCCGCACCTCTTCAGGGGCAACCGGTGGCGCCGTCACCGATGCCGGGGCGGGCAGAGTGGTGATGGTGGCTGTGCCTGGGGCCGTTGCCCCTGTGGTGACATCGGGTCCTGGACCATTTGGATCATCAGGTTCCAGGGCGGTCGCTTCCTCGGCCTTTTGCGCTGCATCGGCTGCTTTTTTCTTGGCAGCCGCCAGCTTGGCCGCATTGGCTTTAGACTTCGCATTGGACTGTTTCAAATATGTCGCGTAGTCCGGGCCGCTGCCCACGATGGTCACGGGTGTGCCAAGCGTCACGTTCTGATAGATAGTGCCTGCGAATTTGGACGGCAGGCGGATGCAGCCGTGGGAGGCGCGGCGCCCCGGACGGGGAATCGGGCCGATGTGCATGCCCACACCATCGTTGGTCAGGCGCATGAAGTAAGTCATCTTGGCGGCTTCAAAGCGGCCTCCGGGCGGTAACAGGTCGCGTCCCTGCTTAAAGTCGGAATTGATCAGTTTGCCATTGGCATCGTAGCCCTTGCCATAAAGGTTGGACACTTTGTCCTGCACCTTCTCGATGATCTTGAATTCCCCGGTGGGAGTCGGAAAGCTGGTGATGCCGGTGGCCACATAGGTCCAGCCGATTTCATCATCGCCGTTGTAGAGAGTCGCGATCTGCTCATCCACATTGATTTTGATGGAGGTGATGCTTTTGCCTTGCCCCTTCCATTCATACAGTCCCGTGCGCTTGGCGGCTTCCGCAGGGGCAGGCGGGGGTTCTGCCGGTGGAGTTTGACAGGAAGTCAGCCAAAGGGCAGCCAAAAGAGCGGTAGTCTGGGCTGCGAAGCGCAGGAAGCGGATGGGGGGCATAATCGCCATACTACCCTCATACGATCTTGCACTCAAGAGTCAGCATGATTTGTCGAAGATTTCGAGCAGTTCGCCCGGATTCGAAATAACATGAACGGCACCATTGTCCCTCAATTCCGTCACCGAGCGGAAGCCCCAGTCCACCCCAATGGCCAGCATGCCGGAGCTTTTGGCAAACTGCATGTCAATGCCCGAATCCCCTACATAGGCGCATTCATGGATGTCCACGCCGAGCATCGCCGCTGCCTCGTGAGCCCCCGCAGGGTCCGGCTTGCGTGGCACCTCCAGGCGCTGGCCGAGGATGAGGTCAAAGAAGCCTGCGCCGAAAAAATGCTCCGTCATCGGCACGGTAAAACGGTGCGCCTTGTTGGAGATGACGCCGGTTTTGAGACCGCGTTTTTTGAGCTCATTCAAATTCTTCACAATGTCCGCATAAGGCTCCGTCTGCTGCTTCCAGAGGGTGTCGTAAAGGCTGCGGTATTCCTCGGTGCAGATGCGGATCAGCTCCTCACTCCGCACCGCTTCCGGCAGGGCGCGCTCCACCAGTTTCTCCATGCCATCGCCCACCATCTGCTTGAAGATTTCCACCTCACAGCGCGGATAGCCGCGTGCATCGAGCATGCGGTTGATGGATTCGGCAATGTCTGCCAGGGAATCAATGAGCGTGCCGTCCAGGTCGAAGATGAATGCTTTGAGCATCCCATCACTTGGCCCGGATTGCCCGCCGGTTCAAGGACTCACAGCCCGGACTGAGTATCGCCGGAGCCGATGACGATGGGGTTTTCGAGCTTCCACACGGCTGGTTGGCCCTTCTTTTGAGCCGCCAGCCAGTTGAGCGCCGGTGTGTAAAGGATCTCATGCCCGCCATCAAAAATCGTGATGCGGGCCTGCCCGGACACCTGGCGGAAGACCACCGGCTTGGGCACCCGCATCGCTTCATTTAGCAGGCGCGTTTCGGGCGATCCCGGCATCCAGCCTGGCCGTTTGGACCCTGGCGGATACAGCGCTACATACAGCGGGTCCGGCTCCGGCACGGGCCAGGAGGCAGGGATTTGCAGCGTCTCATAGTATTGAAGGATCTCCGCTTCAGGGAGCGGCGCTTCAGCCACTCTGTTAAACGCTAACAAACTATGCCGGAACGGAACGCTGCCCGTCCTGCCGTCCTGGAGGCCGTGGTTGATATCCAGCGGCACTGCTTTCGCCCGCGCCAGATGAGTGAGCGGCGAGCGCTTCATCGCCTCTGCCAGCGCCTCGCCCACTGGCGGACCACCCAGGCTTGCCTCGATGTTTTGGGCATACTTGTCCGGCCTGCCCTGCTTCACATGCTCAGTGTGCCAGGCGGCGATGTCGCTGATGCCACACCAGGCAGACACCCCTGCCCAGATTTCCGGATGCCGCCCGGCCATT contains:
- a CDS encoding HAD family hydrolase, with the protein product MLKAFIFDLDGTLIDSLADIAESINRMLDARGYPRCEVEIFKQMVGDGMEKLVERALPEAVRSEELIRICTEEYRSLYDTLWKQQTEPYADIVKNLNELKKRGLKTGVISNKAHRFTVPMTEHFFGAGFFDLILGQRLEVPRKPDPAGAHEAAAMLGVDIHECAYVGDSGIDMQFAKSSGMLAIGVDWGFRSVTELRDNGAVHVISNPGELLEIFDKSC
- a CDS encoding alpha/beta fold hydrolase yields the protein MPDLPAQSLRGWQADIQEIKIRSTADQTDQPALTWSPKTEDPQPLLVALHTWSGGYSQVSNGPVYAQWCMDRGWHFIAPDFRGPNMTPAAMGSDLAVQDIVDAVEHMKKTHKVDASRIYLIGVSGGGHMAMQMAGRHPEIWAGVSAWCGISDIAAWHTEHVKQGRPDKYAQNIEASLGGPPVGEALAEAMKRSPLTHLARAKAVPLDINHGLQDGRTGSVPFRHSLLAFNRVAEAPLPEAEILQYYETLQIPASWPVPEPDPLYVALYPPGSKRPGWMPGSPETRLLNEAMRVPKPVVFRQVSGQARITIFDGGHEILYTPALNWLAAQKKGQPAVWKLENPIVIGSGDTQSGL
- a CDS encoding L,D-transpeptidase; translated protein: MPPIRFLRFAAQTTALLAALWLTSCQTPPAEPPPAPAEAAKRTGLYEWKGQGKSITSIKINVDEQIATLYNGDDEIGWTYVATGITSFPTPTGEFKIIEKVQDKVSNLYGKGYDANGKLINSDFKQGRDLLPPGGRFEAAKMTYFMRLTNDGVGMHIGPIPRPGRRASHGCIRLPSKFAGTIYQNVTLGTPVTIVGSGPDYATYLKQSNAKSKANAAKLAAAKKKAADAAQKAEEATALEPDDPNGPGPDVTTGATAPGTATITTLPAPASVTAPPVAPEEVRPAEPGLQ